The nucleotide sequence TGATCCCCCGTGACGGCGCAGCCCGCTGGCGACGCCTGACCCTGGCCTCCCTGGCCGACGGGGTCATGGATGCGGCGGTGATGATCCGCTATGAAACGGCCCTGCGCCCGGTGGAGAAGCACTGGGACGAATGGCTCGATGCCCAACGGGACAAGATCCGCCGCGCCCTGGACATGCTCGAGGCCGAGGCGATTGCCGAACTGGCCTGCCATTTTGACGTGGCATCCATCAGCGTCGCCTGTGCCCTGGGTTACCTGGACCTGCGCCATCCTGACCTGGAATGGCGCAAGGCCCATCCGCAACTGGCGGCGTGGTTTGCCGAGGTGAGCTTGCGGCCTTCGATGGTCGCTACCGTGCCCAGGATCTAGATCTTCGCCAGCGGTACCGGCCTATTTGCGAGCAGGCTCGCTCCCACATTTGATCGCGCGGCCCCTGTGGGAGCCTGCTCGCGAAAGGGCCGACACGGTTCCAAAGGAAACAACCCGACAATCAGCGCCACCAGCCTCGCCCCCTCCCGCCGATCCTCCCGCAGCCCCAGCGAGCGGCTCATTTCACCTCTCCCAGGTCGAAGGTCATGGCAGGCGCCGGCTTCGATCCGACCCCGTACCAGTCCAGTTTGCGGGTCAGCACCATGAACACACCCAGCAGGCCGAACAGCAACAGCGAACCCATCAGCAGTGCGTAGTCTTCAGCGCTCAACAGGCCGTAGAGCAACGCATACAGCGCCGCCAGCCCCGCCGAGAAGCCCAGGCCATGGTTCACGCTGCGCAGCACATGGCAGACATAGAACCCGATCAACAGCACACAGGCGCTGGCCGATAGCAGGTACGCCTGGGCAAAGCCGATATGCTCGGACAGCGACAGCAGCAACAGGTAGAAGAAT is from Pseudomonas sp. B21-056 and encodes:
- a CDS encoding glutathione S-transferase, producing the protein MSVPSMTLFHNPASPFVRKVMVLLHETGQQDRVGLQLSQLTPVKPDQVLIDDNPLSKIPALRLANGSVIHDSRVILDYLDHQHVGNPLIPRDGAARWRRLTLASLADGVMDAAVMIRYETALRPVEKHWDEWLDAQRDKIRRALDMLEAEAIAELACHFDVASISVACALGYLDLRHPDLEWRKAHPQLAAWFAEVSLRPSMVATVPRI